The Sporosarcina ureae genome includes a region encoding these proteins:
- a CDS encoding AI-2E family transporter, whose product MRQPPKKSSLRDFWSIPSTSPIVGFLGGQSTLFVLLCLLFIGLIILVFTQVSFIFYPIKVFFSTVVLPVVLATILYYLMRPILRFLEERLRIPRVYGILILLLATAGLLTLVIFLVLPFLRLQTINLFDEFPQYFKQLILDMDNFFKNSIFAPIYQGFNFNVNRFLDSGFESIGKFFTETIGGIASGVTSFVSALTGIILSIVTVPLILFYLLKDGEKLPQTILRMLPPRLRDDAAIIFRDADRQISAYIQGQILVAIAIGIMVSIGFLIIKMKYALLLGVLAMFTSIVPYLGPVIAITPAAIIAMVTSPFMLVKLAIVWTIVQVIEGKFISPQIMGKSLHIHPITIIFVLLTAGSLFGVAGVILGIPAYALLKVVAAHVFYLFTLRYNRFETQEEMYYEADSLEEYYEKDRE is encoded by the coding sequence TTGAGGCAGCCACCAAAAAAGTCTTCTTTACGAGATTTCTGGTCTATTCCATCGACATCACCTATTGTCGGATTTCTCGGTGGTCAATCTACATTGTTTGTCCTGCTTTGTTTATTGTTCATTGGGTTGATCATCTTGGTCTTCACTCAAGTTTCATTTATTTTCTATCCGATTAAAGTATTTTTCTCAACTGTCGTTTTGCCAGTAGTGCTCGCGACCATTTTATACTACTTAATGCGGCCGATTCTTCGTTTTTTAGAAGAACGTTTACGCATACCACGCGTTTATGGGATTTTGATCCTCTTATTAGCAACTGCTGGTTTACTAACATTAGTGATTTTCTTAGTGTTACCGTTCCTGCGTTTGCAGACGATTAATTTATTTGATGAATTTCCTCAGTATTTCAAACAGTTGATTTTGGACATGGATAATTTTTTCAAGAACTCTATTTTTGCTCCGATTTATCAAGGATTCAACTTTAACGTCAATAGGTTCCTTGACTCCGGTTTTGAAAGCATCGGCAAATTCTTCACGGAAACGATAGGCGGGATCGCTTCAGGCGTAACATCATTCGTTTCCGCACTTACTGGAATTATCTTAAGCATTGTCACCGTTCCGCTCATTCTGTTTTATTTACTGAAGGACGGTGAAAAGTTACCACAAACGATTTTGCGTATGTTGCCACCACGTTTACGTGACGATGCAGCGATCATCTTCCGCGATGCGGATAGACAAATCAGTGCGTATATACAGGGGCAAATTTTAGTGGCAATTGCGATTGGGATCATGGTATCGATTGGCTTCCTAATTATTAAAATGAAGTATGCATTGTTGCTCGGGGTTCTTGCGATGTTCACGAGTATTGTGCCCTATCTTGGACCCGTGATTGCGATCACACCTGCAGCTATTATTGCGATGGTGACGTCGCCATTCATGCTCGTGAAGTTGGCGATTGTGTGGACGATTGTACAAGTGATCGAAGGGAAATTTATTTCGCCTCAGATCATGGGGAAATCACTGCATATCCATCCAATTACCATTATCTTTGTTTTATTGACGGCCGGCTCGCTATTCGGTGTCGCTGGGGTGATCCTCGGGATTCCTGCCTATGCGTTGCTAAAAGTGGTTGCGGCTCATGTATTTTATTTGTTCACGTTACGATATAACCGTTTTGAGACGCAGGAAGAGATGTATTATGAGGCAGATTCGCTTGAAGAATATTATGAGAAGGATAGAGAGTAA
- a CDS encoding substrate-binding domain-containing protein, producing the protein MTNLENTISYTTDEIAQLLKVSKLTVYDIIKKGEIRAYRVGRQMRVDAVDLTAYKERLKSGGEPATVSSNLETPHITTAESTHDNPIIISGQDLSLDIIASHIEESGLYRPLRSFSGSLNSLIKMYQGQADIVSTHLFDRETGEYNLPYIKRLLTGRSYMVVNLLGRKAGLYVQKGNPKHLQNWSDLRQSGIRLVNREKGSGARVLLDEQLQLAGITAPSITGYDDEELNHLAVASRIASGQADVGVGIEKTARLIDVDFIPLIQEQYDLVLIKTAENEKLRELLVETLNSASFKEKLATMGGYDLTKTGTILYETV; encoded by the coding sequence ATGACAAATTTAGAAAATACTATTTCCTATACAACCGATGAAATCGCTCAATTATTGAAAGTATCCAAATTAACGGTGTATGACATCATTAAAAAGGGAGAAATCCGTGCTTATCGCGTAGGACGTCAAATGCGTGTCGATGCCGTAGATTTAACAGCGTATAAAGAACGACTAAAAAGCGGTGGCGAACCGGCTACAGTGTCTTCGAATTTAGAGACTCCACACATTACTACGGCAGAATCTACACATGACAACCCTATCATCATCAGTGGACAAGATTTGAGTTTGGACATCATAGCCAGTCATATAGAAGAATCAGGACTCTATCGACCGTTGCGATCATTTTCCGGTAGCTTGAACAGCTTGATCAAAATGTATCAAGGACAAGCCGACATCGTCAGCACACATTTATTCGACAGAGAAACTGGTGAGTATAATTTGCCATATATTAAACGACTGCTGACTGGACGCTCTTATATGGTCGTCAATTTACTCGGCAGAAAGGCTGGGTTGTATGTACAAAAAGGTAATCCAAAGCATTTGCAAAACTGGTCAGATCTTAGACAGTCAGGCATTCGCCTTGTGAACCGCGAGAAAGGCTCAGGAGCCCGTGTTTTGCTGGATGAACAACTACAACTCGCAGGGATTACAGCCCCTTCTATTACAGGCTATGACGACGAGGAGTTAAATCACCTGGCTGTAGCGTCACGTATCGCATCTGGTCAGGCAGATGTAGGTGTGGGAATCGAGAAAACCGCTCGATTGATCGACGTGGACTTCATCCCATTGATTCAGGAACAGTATGACTTGGTGCTGATCAAAACGGCTGAAAACGAAAAGTTGCGCGAACTTCTAGTCGAAACACTGAACTCCGCTTCGTTCAAAGAGAAATTAGCTACGATGGGTGGCTATGACTTAACAAAGACTGGGACTATTTTGTATGAGACGGTATAG